A single Acidaminococcus sp. DNA region contains:
- a CDS encoding endonuclease domain-containing protein → MMRARDEVSYIEYDQLRYQARIMRKNMSVEEKTLWYQVLRKLPVHFTRKKVLYHFIADFYCAKAKLVVKVDGTEHFEKAVMAYDLRENAFLKSRGYEVIRFSELEIRNHLYTVKVKLRKVLEARLEGEFPKAASNGKS, encoded by the coding sequence ATGATGAGAGCAAGAGATGAAGTTTCGTACATTGAATATGATCAGCTTCGGTATCAAGCCAGAATAATGCGCAAAAACATGAGCGTGGAGGAGAAGACTTTATGGTATCAGGTTCTTAGGAAACTTCCTGTGCACTTTACACGGAAAAAAGTTTTGTATCACTTTATTGCTGATTTTTATTGTGCAAAGGCTAAATTAGTTGTCAAAGTCGATGGCACTGAGCACTTTGAGAAAGCAGTGATGGCATATGATCTTCGGGAGAACGCATTTCTCAAGAGCAGGGGTTATGAAGTTATCAGATTTTCAGAATTGGAAATCAGAAATCATTTGTATACGGTAAAAGTGAAACTGCGGAAAGTATTGGAAGCAAGACTGGAAGGAGAATTCCCAAAAGCCGCAAGTAACGGTAAGTCGTAA
- a CDS encoding TetR/AcrR family transcriptional regulator, with product MKSDRPTMRSSGTKTLLKDTFLEMLKKIPFSRIRVTELCRRAHVTRGTFYAHYVDIYALLEDVMQDAMIFLDSITDRNCCESFDDLWEVARQNNLAAFKAYNDRLPPCYRLIDIPKYRPLMQDDDLASLLVQRIFDKERKFLVPFLMKRQGVSEFIAENIFWYVVNGSMAVNKRIGWCKNQHWYELQLQLLRFALGGYDSIGPEGTVGKK from the coding sequence ATGAAATCCGATCGACCCACTATGCGTTCAAGTGGGACAAAAACATTGCTCAAGGATACTTTCCTGGAAATGCTAAAAAAGATTCCTTTTTCCAGAATCCGTGTGACGGAGCTTTGCCGCAGAGCCCATGTGACACGGGGGACTTTTTATGCTCATTACGTCGATATCTATGCCCTCCTCGAGGATGTGATGCAGGACGCTATGATCTTCCTGGATTCGATTACAGACCGTAACTGCTGTGAATCTTTTGATGACTTGTGGGAGGTAGCAAGACAAAATAATCTTGCCGCCTTCAAAGCCTATAATGATCGCCTTCCGCCTTGTTACCGTCTGATTGACATTCCGAAGTATCGTCCTCTCATGCAGGATGACGATCTTGCATCTCTGCTTGTCCAAAGAATCTTTGACAAAGAACGGAAATTCCTTGTTCCATTTTTGATGAAACGACAGGGCGTCTCGGAATTCATTGCCGAAAATATTTTTTGGTACGTTGTCAATGGATCCATGGCCGTTAATAAACGCATTGGCTGGTGCAAGAATCAGCACTGGTATGAGCTGCAGTTACAACTGCTTCGTTTTGCCTTGGGCGGCTATGACAGTATCGGTCCGGAAGGGACTGTCGGGAAAAAGTAA
- a CDS encoding hydrolase: MEELFKNFNGKAPKIDPSDAVLLLIDHQSGLFQCIRDMDFKRVRDHAIALAEAATLAGIPVITTASVPQGPNGPLIPEIHKAAPHAVYVARRGEINSWDCPAFVEAVKKTGRKTLIIAGTVTSVCLAFPAISAVQDGYKVFALPDASGTYSKMAEEVSLARMVQAGVVPMDTASAIAELQKTWHRDDWEKWALVWARIFTNYGLLLESYAKAVEVTKTGEPMDSLRED, from the coding sequence ATGGAAGAATTATTCAAAAACTTCAACGGAAAAGCCCCGAAGATTGATCCGTCTGATGCCGTCCTTCTGCTCATCGACCATCAGAGCGGTCTGTTCCAGTGCATCCGTGACATGGACTTCAAACGGGTACGTGACCATGCTATCGCCCTCGCAGAAGCAGCTACGCTCGCAGGCATTCCTGTCATCACGACTGCTTCCGTTCCTCAAGGTCCTAACGGTCCTCTGATTCCGGAAATCCATAAAGCAGCTCCTCATGCAGTATACGTTGCCCGCCGCGGCGAAATCAACTCCTGGGATTGCCCGGCTTTTGTAGAAGCTGTCAAGAAAACGGGCCGCAAGACCCTGATCATTGCCGGCACCGTAACGAGCGTATGCCTGGCTTTCCCGGCTATCAGCGCTGTTCAGGACGGCTACAAGGTCTTTGCCCTGCCGGATGCTTCCGGTACCTATTCCAAGATGGCCGAAGAAGTTTCCCTCGCCCGCATGGTACAAGCTGGTGTCGTTCCTATGGATACGGCTTCTGCTATTGCCGAACTCCAGAAGACCTGGCATCGTGACGACTGGGAAAAATGGGCACTCGTCTGGGCTCGTATCTTCACGAACTATGGCCTGCTGCTTGAAAGCTATGCCAAGGCCGTGGAAGTTACGAAGACCGGTGAACCGATGGATAGTCTCCGCGAAGACTGA
- a CDS encoding cobalamin-dependent protein (Presence of a B(12) (cobalamin)-binding domain implies dependence on cobalamin itself, in one of its several forms, or in some unusual lineages, dependence on a cobalamin-like analog.), which yields MLDLEKLSLGEAIEKGYPKAAVSAVQKLLETHEKPVDIINHEIAETLDSISAKFKEKKIYLPQLLMSSEAVNAAFNVLHDKLGFAGSQEEGNQEVLLATIQGNFQNVGKHILHLLLRHCGYTVTDLGSNVSAETVVQNALEHHARVVALSALLPFAIPEMKKCVEEVHRKVPDCKIIAGGPMLTEKDVKDIGADCWAPNAVEAIHFVRQVFADKK from the coding sequence ATGCTCGATTTGGAAAAGCTGTCTTTGGGGGAAGCCATAGAAAAGGGGTATCCTAAAGCGGCCGTCAGTGCTGTCCAGAAATTGCTGGAGACGCATGAAAAACCGGTGGATATCATCAATCATGAGATTGCTGAAACTTTGGATAGTATCAGTGCTAAGTTTAAGGAAAAGAAGATTTATCTTCCCCAGTTATTGATGAGTTCGGAAGCGGTCAATGCAGCCTTCAATGTACTTCATGATAAGCTAGGATTTGCCGGTTCGCAGGAAGAAGGCAATCAGGAGGTCCTCCTTGCCACCATTCAGGGTAATTTCCAGAATGTGGGAAAGCATATTTTACATTTACTTCTGCGCCATTGTGGATATACCGTGACTGATCTTGGCAGTAATGTGTCTGCGGAAACGGTTGTGCAAAATGCACTGGAACATCATGCCAGGGTAGTTGCACTCAGTGCGCTTCTTCCTTTTGCAATTCCTGAAATGAAAAAATGCGTGGAAGAGGTGCACCGGAAGGTGCCGGACTGCAAGATCATCGCGGGCGGGCCAATGCTCACCGAGAAGGATGTAAAGGATATTGGAGCGGACTGCTGGGCACCCAATGCCGTGGAAGCTATTCACTTTGTCAGACAAGTATTTGCTGATAAGAAGTAA